The Chloroflexota bacterium genome includes the window CTGAGTGCGGACAACAATCTGGCCGAACGGAGCCTTCGTCCGCTGGTGGTAGCGCGCAAGATCAGCGGGGGTACGCGGAGTAGCCGCGGTAGCAGGATCACGTTGGCCCTGGCCAGTCTCTTTGAGACGTGGAAAGCACGTGGGCTCAATCCCCTTACGCAGTGCTTCAGTATGCTTGCTCAAGGCCCTTAACCTCGAAGCTGAAATTTCTTACCTCAAATCTGAACAGTTACGACGGAGGCAAGGACCATTTGACAAAGCATGGAATTCATGCTATATTGTTGTTAACGCTACCGTTAGCGTTAACAAAAATCTTGGGAGAGACCTTCTGTTGTCCCAGCGCGTGACGATGACCGATGTCGCGAGACAAGCTGGCGTTTCTGTGATGACCGTCTCGCGAGCGATCAATCGCAAACCTGATGTAAGTCCAGCCACCCGCCAACGGGTGCTTGAAATTGCTGAACGTCTGGGCTATCGGCCTGATAGCATTGCGCGTGGATTGGCCACCAAGCACACAGGTACGATCGGTCTGGTAGTGCCTGATGTGGCTAATCCCTTTTTCTCCGAAGTAGCGCGCGGAGCAGAGCACGTGGCCTATGCTGAGGGATACAATGTCTTTCTGTGCAACACAGACGAAGACCTCGCCAGAGAAGTAGCGGTATTGCGCTCGCTGGAAGAGAAACGGGTGGATGGTATTGTGCTATGCAGCTCGAGGCTCGAGGATGCAGAATTGCGCGCAGCCCTAGTCCATCACTCGGCGGTTGTCCTGGTCAATAGGCGCTTGGAAGGGGACAATGTGAGCGCAGTGCTGGTAGATGATGAAGCTGGTGGTCGGATGGCGACACAGCATCTATTGCAATCTGGCCATCAAGCGATTGGTTTCCTAGCCGGCCCACCTGTTTCGCGCAGTGGTCGTTTGCGGCTTAAAGGCTACTGTTCCGCCTTGGCACTGGCTGGACTATCCTGTCGTCCTGATTGGATGCCGCACTGTTCCCCCACGGTGGAGGGGGGGCGAAAAGCAGCTCGAGAGCTGCTTACCAAATTTCCAGAAATGACTGCCCTTTTCTGTTATAATGACTTGGTCGCAATCGGTGCGCTACGGGCTAGCGCTGACCTGGGGCGAAGAGTGCCACATGACCTGGCAGTTGTAGGCGCCGATGATATCCCACTGGCTGCTCTGGTTACCCCATCTTTGACTACTTGCCGTGCGCCCCGCTATGAACTGGGCAGTCGAGCGATGCGTTTGTTGCTGGATCTGATATCGGGTCGCTTCTCAGGATGCGAGGAGGTCGTACTGCAACCAGAACTGGTCGTTCGTGCTAGCGCACCGTAAGGAGTAAAGATTAGTTTATCCTGAATGAGGGCCAAAGAAAGGGCATCTATGTCCAAACGAAATTATGTTTATGGTCCGGCATTCATAACACGTTATCGTTTTCCAACTCATATCAACGACCTGATCCTCGACCGTGCAGAATCAGACGCTGCTGAAGCATTCTTCGTCATTGTGGAACCGGGCACTGCAGCGCCGCTACACGTCCACCATGACGTAGAGCAGATCTTCTATGTACTTGAAGGGACTGGCATACTACAGATTGGCAGCGATAATCCACAGTACTATGCCATCAAATCTGGTGATCTTGTGTATATCCCGTGCCACACATTCCACAGCACCCGCTGCGATGGCGAGCAACCACTTCGTTATTTAAGTGTGGACTGTTTCATTTCTGGCAAACCTGCGGATGAACCAACTTGGGACAGTCATGTGCAGCGACTCTGTGAGCAAATGGGCTGGGATTTTGCGCAGATTCGAAATGCTAGTTCCTGTTCGGTCAGAGCGCTCTAAATATGAAAAAGGAGGTGAGACAGCGGAGATACTATACAGAATCCTCGAGAGCGGGTGGAGAAACGGTGTGTTACATCTCATTGTCAACCAAAAATAGAGTAACAAAGGAGGGATAGAGATGTTTCTCAAAGGAAGAGGATATTTATGGACGTCGCTGTTGACGGGGGTATTGGTGCTTTCTTTGACGCTTGGCGCTTGTGCTCCCCAACCAACACCCACACCTACGCCTATGCCACCGACACCTGTGCCAGCGCAACCCACTCCTGTTCCGGCGACCCCCACGCCTGTGCCCGTGAAATACAACGAGGCACCGATGTTAGCCGAGCTGGTCAAGGCAGGCAAGTTGCCTCCGGTTGAGCAGCGTCTACCAGAGAATCCTTTAGTTGTCCCCGTAGTGGAAGAAATCGGCCAATATGGTGGTGTGTGGCGACGCGCGTTCCTTGGCCCTGCGGATGCCAACAACTACGTCCGTGTGGTGTATGATTCACTAGTGCGTTTCTCGCCCGATGGTGGCTCGATAGAACCCAAGATCGCTGAAGGGTGGGAGGTCTCTCAGGACCTGACCACATGGACCATCAAGCTACGCAAAGGGGCCAAGTGGTCAGATGGTGCGCCTATGACCGCCGATGACATCATGTTCTGGTACAACGATGTGCTCCTCAACACGGACCTCACTCCTTCCCTTCCAGGCTGGATGAAGAATAAGGACGGCTCGCCCGCATTGGTCGAGAAGGTGGACGACTACACCGTGCGTTGGGTCTATAAGCAACCCAATGGTTTCTTCCTGACGGAGTTGGCCAACAAGGATGGAGGAGACCGGACCTATGCGGTCTTCTTGCCCGCACACTATCTGAAACAGTTCCATCCCAAGTACACCCCCCAGGAAGAAATTGACAAGATCGTGAAGGCAGAGGGCTTTAACACCTGGGCCGAGATGTTTGCTGCCAAGAATGCTCCACCTGAGAACCCAGAGCGGCCCACGATGGCTGCCTGGGTGCCGACAACCCGCGTCAGCGACCCCGTACTTGTTTTGAAGCGCAACCCGTATTACATTGGCGTAGACCCGGCTGGGAATCAACTGCCTTACATCGATGAGGTGCGGTTCACTTTCTTCGCTGACGCGCAGGCCCTGAACCTGGCCGCCATCGCTGGTGAGTTCGATCTACAGGCACGGCATATCAACATGGCCAATTACCCAGTGCTAAAGGAGAACGAGGCGAAGGGTAAATATCGAGTGATCACCTGGCCAACGTTCGGCGGTTCCGATGCGGCCGTATGGTTTAACCAAACCTATGACGCGGATCCGGAAATCGCTACACTGCTGCGCACAAAGGATTTCCGCATTGCTCTCTCCTATGCCATTAACCGAGAGCAAATCAAAGAGTCGGTCTTCCTGGGGTTGGGTGAACCTCGGCAGTGTGTTCCTGCACCTTGGCATCCGTACTATCCTGGCGATGAGTGGGCTAAGAAGTACACAGAGTACAGGCCCGATGAAGCTAACAGGCTGCTGGATAGCATTGGTCTCACCAAGAAGGATGCAGAGGGCTTCCGATTGCTGCCGAGCGGCAAGCGGGTTATCCTGGAAATCAACGTGACGCCAGCCTTTGGTCCTTGGCCCGATGTGGCACAATTGATCGCTAGGGACTGGGAGCAAGTGGGTATCAAGACCATTGTCCAAATCAGGGAGCGTGCGTTGACCTGGCAGATGCGTGATAACAACGAATTGCAAGTCGAGATGTGGAACGATGATACCACCGGTTTCCCCTTCACTGGCAACTCCAAGTTTGATCCCCGTGATTATCCGCAGCCAGCCTTTGGCCCACTCTACCAGCGCTGGTACGCGACCGACGGCAAGGAAGGTGTTGAGCCTCCACCAGAGGTGAAGAAGATCGTGGAAATTATCGACTCCGCTGAGCTGCTTCCGCCTGAAGAGCAGGTCAAGCCCGCTCAAGAGCTGTTCAAATACTGGGTTGACAACTGCTGGAAGGTCGGCACTATTGGCTTGACGCCTATGGTTCAAGGAGTGGTAGTGGTCAGCAACAATTTCCGCAATGTACCTACCACCCTGGGCAACGACTGGCCCTTGCGCACACCCGGCAACGCCCGGACTGAGCAGTTCTTCTTTAAACAATAAGTAGCAAGGGCAAGATGATTGGCAACACGGAGACGCAGGGATCCTGCGTCTCCGTGCTATCTTTTCCAACTGTTCTGTGAGGTGAGAGGTAATCTAATGTTCAGATATATTCTGCAACGACTTTTGCTGTTGCCATTGCTGGTGTTCATTTTTTCCGTCCTTGTCTTTGCACTGGTGCAAGCACCACCGGGAGACTTTTTAACCAATTATGCGGCGATTCTTGCTTCTTCTGGATCATCTATTGACCAAGCGCAATTAGATGCACTGAGGAGAACTTACGGCCTTGATAAGCCTTTCTACGTGCAGTACGGTAGATGGATGTGGAATATTCTGCAAGGCAATTTGGGTCTATCGCTCGAGTTCCAGCGGCCGAATAAAGAACTGATTGGGGATAGGCTGGTGTTGACCGTGGTGCTAGCCGCTTTCTCTTTTGGTTTTACATGGCTTGTCGCTATTCCGGCGGGTATCTATGCGGCCACCCATCAACACTCCCTGCTTGACTACGTATTTGCCGTTTTGAACTACATTGGTGTTGCGACACCGAATTTCATGCTGGCCCTGATCCTGATGTGGATCGCGTTTTCCCGCTTTGGCATGAGCGTCACCGGCCTGTTTTCTCCCCAGTTTGTCGATGCGCCTTGGAGTTGGGCCCGTGTAACGGACTTGCTCAAGCACATTTGGGTGCCCATGATTGTCCTTGGTATTGGAGGTACGGCTAGGCTCACCCGCGTGATGCGGGCCAATCTGCTTGATGAACTGAACAAGCCCTACGTGGTAGCTGCGCGTGCCAAAGGTCTATCGGAATGGAAACTGGTACTGAAGTATCCCGTGCGGTTAGCGCTTAATCCGCTGGTTAGCACCATCGGTTGGTATCTGCCTCAGTTGTTCTCCGGTAGTTTGATCGTTGCTACCGTGATGAACCTGCCCAACATTGGTCCATTGCTGCTGCGAGCGCTGATTAGCCAAGATATGTACTTAGCTGGCAGTATCCTGTTGATCTATTGTTTCCTCGCTATTCTCGGAACTTTGCTCTCAGATATCCTGCTCGCACTCTTAGACCCGCGCATCCGCATGGAAGGCTCGTGAGACAATGGTTGAAGAAAACAAGCCCTGCAGAGGGAATTCTATGGTGGACGAAACTTCTTTGCTCAACGAATTTGTTACTAGTGAAGCTGCAGAGCGTATCTCGGTGGCACCAAACTGGAAACTGGTGTGGTGGCGTTTCAAGAAGCATCGCCTGGCTGTTTTCAGTGCAGTGGTGCTCCTTTTCTTGTATGTGATCGTTCTGTTCCCCGATTTTTTCAGTATTGTGCAACCAGAACTAGCCGATGCACGCTTAGCATTCATCCCCATGCAGGGCATTCGTCTCTTTGATGGCACCCGCTTCCGACCATGGGTTCCTGCAGTAGTAGGCAGACGTAATCCTGTCACATTGCGCATGGAATGGGAAGTGGATGAAACCAAGAAAATACCGGTGGGACTCTTCGTAAGAGGATATCCCTATAAGATCTTTGGACGATTCCAGACCGATATCCATTTGCTGGGTCCTGCCAGTGGCAACCCTGAAGACAGGCTCTATCCTTTGGGCACTGATCGGTTAGGGCGCGACCAGTGGTCACGTCTCATGCATGGCACGCGGACCTCGATGACGGTTGGGCTGGTATCCGTTGTTTTGAGCGTGATCCTAGGAGTAATACTGGGTGGTATTTCTGGCTATTTTGGCGGGTTGCCCGATTTGATCATCCAGCGGTTGATCGAGATATTGCAGTCGCTGCCGACAATTCCGATTTGGTTGGCGATGACCGCTGCCATGCCAAGGGATTGGCCGTCAGATCGAGTATTCTTTACCATCACGCTCATCCTGGCTTTTGTCGGCTGGACTACGCTGGGTCGAGAGGTGCGTGGGCGATTTCTGGCTCTGCGTGAGGAAGATTTTGTCCTGGCTGCTGAATTGGCTGGATGTAGCCAGATGCGCATTATCACACGCCATATGGTTCCAGCATTTATGAGCCATATTATTGCTACCAGCACGTTGGCCATTCCAGTGATGATCATCAGTGAAACATCGTTGAGTTTCCTCGGCCTAGGCATACGCCCCCCTGCGATCAGTTGGGGCGTCTTGTTACAGGAAGCGCAGAATATCCAGACCATTGCACACGCCCCCTGGCTTCTTTTGCCAGGCGTGGTGGTGATTGTTAGTGTGCTAGCATGGAACCTCGTAGGCGATGGTCTGCGAGATGCGGCTGATCCCTACGGTCATTAGAACTTGAATGTATTGAGGTTTTATGACTAAAGATACTCACGTCACGACAGCACGGAAATTCATGGAAAACCAAGCGAAACCATTGTTAGCAGTACGCGATCTGAAAGTTCACTTTTTCCTCGATGAGGGGACGGTCAAGGCAGTCGATGGTGTGAGCTTTGACGTTTTTCCTGGTCAGGTCTTGGGGATCGTGGGCGAAAGCGGCTGCGGCAAAAGCGTCGCCATGAAGGCGGTCCTGCGCATCCTGGAACCGCCGGGACGCATTGTCGAAGGGCAGATCTTCCTTCGGCGCCAAGCTTCGCAGCGGGGACAAACAGGTGATAATGAAGTGGTTGATTTGGCTACGTTGGATCCAAACGGCAAGGAAATGCGCGATATCCGTGGGGCAGAGATTGCACTCATCCCACAAGAACCACAAGCTGCTTTTAGTCCGGTGCACACAGTGGGCGAGCAGATCATAGAAGCCATTATGCTCCATCAAGCAGTGAGCAAACGCGAGGCTAGCCAGATCGCTGTTGAGATGTTTCGTAGTGTAGGCATCCCAATGCCAGAACAGCGTCTTCACGAATATGCCTGGCAGTTGAGTGGCGGTCTGCGGCAACGCGCTATGATCGCTATGGCACTCTCATGTCATCCACGGCTATTGATTGCGGATGAACCGACGACAGCAATTGATGTAACGACACAAGCGCAGATTCTGCAACTCCTGCGTGACTTGCAGGAACAACGCAATACTGCCGTTATTTTCATCACCCATGATCTGGGTGTAATTGCACAGATGGCGCACTATGTTCAAGTGATGTATTTGGGATTAATTATGGAAGAGGGGCCGGTAGACCAAATTTTTCATGCGCCAAAGCACCCCTATACACAAGCTCTTCTGCGTTCCATTCCGAGTATTCAGTCCATCCCACGGGCGCGGCTTCCTTCCATCAGCGGATCCATACCACATCCTTTCAATCGGCCTTCGGGATGTCCCTTTCATCCGCGTTGCCGACAATGTGAACCCGGCATCTGCGATCAGCAGATCCCGCCTCTTCAGTTTACTGGCAACCGACAAGCGGTGCGTTGCTTCCGTTATTCTGAGACGGAGGGACAAGAGTGACAGACATTGCGCCAGCTAGAAAACGGGTATTGCTAGAGGTCAAGAATTTGTCCAAGTTCTTTCCAATTCAGAAGGGGTTTTTCAGGCGAGTGATTGGATATGTACGAGCAGTCGATGATGTTAGCTTTTTCATTAACGAAGGCGAAACGCTCGGCCTGGTCGGCGAAAGCGGTTGTGGCAAAACGACAACAGCGCGTTGTATCCTGCGGGCGCTTACTCCAACGAGTGGACAGATCCTCTTTCGCACGAAAGACGATCAATTTGTAGATTTAGCGTGTCTATCCCGTCAAGAACTACGCCCATTTCGTCCGCAGATACAGATGATTTTTCAGGACCCTTATGGTTCGCTCAATCCGCGCATGACGCTTTTTGATATCGTTGGCGAGCCGCTCTTGGTCAACGGCATGAAAGATCGTAAAGAACGTGCTGAACGCGTCGCAGAATTGTTACGCCTGGTTGAGATGCGTCCTGAATACATGCAGCGTTTCCCTCACGCGTTCAGTGGTGGGCAGCGGCAGCGCATAGGTATTGCTCGTGCACTGGCGCTGAATCCGCGGTTGGTGGTTGCAGACGAGCCAGTCTCTGCTTTGGATGTGTCTGTTCAAGCACAAATCCTGAACTTGATGTTGGAGCTACAGAATCGATTACACCTGACCTATCTATTTATTGCTCATAACCTAAGCGTTATCAAGCACATCAGCCACCGGGTTGTCGTGATGTATGTGGGCAAGATAGTAGAAACTGCGCGAACTCAAGAGTTATTCCAGTGTCCCAAACATCCCTATACTGCAGTACTGCTGGCAGCAGTGCCTACACCGGACCCGCATCGACGGATGGGCAAAATTGAATTGCAGGGAGAAGTGCCAAGCCCGGCTAACCCACCTTCAGGCTGCTATTTTCACCCGCGCTGTCCGTTTGTTATTGACCTCTGCCAAATGGAAGTGCCAACTCTGAGGGAGATCGCTCCAGAACACTGGGTCAGTTGTCACCGGGCCGATGAACTAGACCTTACCGATTTCAGTCTGGACAGATGCGTCAATCGAATGTAGCCATATGACCGAGCCATTGACACTGTATTGGGGGGATATCCATAATCACAATGAAATTGGCTATGGTCGAGGGTCGCTGGAGCGTTCTTATCGTTTGGCCCAGAATACCCTGGATTTCTATGCCTTTACACCGCATGGCTGGTGGCCTGATATGCCAGAACAGGATGAGGCACTTTGTAAAGCGCATCGAGAAGCTTTTGAGCGTGTGCAAGAACATTGGCCAGAAGTGATAGCACAGGCTAATGCTGCCAATCGGGATGGAACCTTTGTAAGCTACATCGGCTATGAATGGCATTCGCTAAACTGGGGAGACTATCACATTATTTTCCCTGACTCTTTTGGGCAGCTCTTTCATGCTCCTGATTTAGCTAGCCTGCTGAAATTTGCGCGGGAAAACGGAGCACTGGCAATTCCACATCATTCAGCATACAAGCAGGGGTGGCGTGGTACCAAGTGGGCCGAACACGATGAGCAGATATCCCCAGTGTGTGAAATCTATTCGGAACATGGCAACTCTTTTGAAACACCATCGTATTGGGGCATGTATGCTCATTCGATGGGAGGGAGCAACCGGTCACAGACGGTGATCGAGCAGCTGAAAATCGGTCGCATAATTGGATTTACAGCCGGAACAGATAATCATTTTGGCTATCCAGGGAGCTACGCTGAGGGGTTAACTGGAGTCTGGGCATCCCAACTGACCAGGCAGGCCATTTTTGATGCATTGCGCCGTCGACATAGTTATGCTATCACTGGAGATCGGATCAAGATATGGTTTGCTCTAGGCACCGGCATAATGGGTGATGTGTTACCTGCTAGCGTCTCCAGGGAGATAAGGCTCGAAATCGAGGCACTGGATGAGATTGATTACGTGGAGCTGAACAAAAATGGCTACGCACTTGCACGCTGGTGGGGTGATCGTTCGAATATTACAGGTAGCACACAGCACTTGTTGCGCCTTGAATGGGGCTGGGATGCTCTGTCCTCTGTACATCTCACTACTTGGGAAATCCAAGGCGAACTTCAGGGCGGTCGGCTAATGCGCATGATACCTTGTCTCGCTGGCGGTGGAGCTTCGACTGATCGTGTCAATTTGATGCATGTGCTGGACGCGACTCACTTCATCGTCGAGTCTTATACGTCTAGAATGAACCCATTGCCGACCAACTCGGTAGTTCTTGAGGTGGAAGCTAGTCAGGAATGCCAACTGGCACTCGTCATTTTTGGACAGCATCCGAAAGGAGGAGCGTTTCGAGTATCCTGTGATGTGGTACTGAATCAATTACGGGACAACAATGTGTCATTGTCGGTGTTTGACAGTTTTTTGGCTCCTAAGGTGCGCATTGGGCCTGTCATTGAGAAGGATAAGGTCTCCCTAGTATCAGAGTTTGTTGATCCTAATCCAGGAGATAAAGATTTCTATTTTATCAAAGTAGTGCAGAAGAACGGCCATTTGGCTTGGTCTTCTCCTATCTGGTGTAATGAAAATCGCAACTAAAGGAAGGTTTGGAAAGATGAATCTGCAAGAACTACACGCGTTTCTCCTCCATCACTTAACAGAAGAGGTAATGCCTTTCTGGATTCGCTATAGCCTGGACTGGAAAAACGGAGGGATGTGGACCTGTCTAGCTGATGACGGTTCTATTCTGAGCCGCGACAAATACATCTGGTCGAACGCCCGGGCGCTTTGGACTTTTTCTGCTTTGGTCAATCGGATCACAAACAAGTACTCCATTAGGGAGGAGATTAAAGATGTATGGCGACGTGCCGCCATGAATCAATATCACTTCTTGAAACGTTATGGCCGTGATGCCAATGGATATTGGGTCTTTGTCGTGGACGAAGTGGGCAATGTTCTGGTTGGAGAAAACAGCATCGCTACAGATGCCTTTGCTATTTACGGTTTCATTGAATATTTTCGTATGACTGGAGATGAGGAAGCTTTGGCAATTGCTCGCGAAACGGCTGTTTCCTGCCGCGAACGACTCGCGCATCCCGGAAGCTACAAGACAGCACCCTATACGACTCCATCGGGAATGAAGGCCCATCGAGAAGCCATGCAGTTTTCATTGATGTTCTCGGAGCTTGGACATGAATTGCGAGATGACTCCTTTCTTGAAGAGGGCTTGAGGTACGGGCGAGAAGTGCTGGATCATTTTTATCGCGCTGACCGTGGGGTATTGTTAGAATATCTTGGTATGGATAATAGTGTGTGGGATACACCAGCCGGGCGAGTAATGGTGCCAGGGCATGCCATTGAGAGCCTCTGGTTTCAGATTCACAACTTTACACGCGTTGGTGATACTGCTAGGGCACATTATGCTGCGGAAGCAATGCGCCCCTGCCTTGAAAAAGGGTGGGACCCTCTCTATGGGGGATTGTTTCTAGGTATAGATGTAGAGGGTAAGGAGCTTCCTTATTGGAAGCACGCCGATAAGAAGCTATGGTGGCCTTTCACGGAGGCGCTCTGTGGCACACTGCTCGCCTACGAGCAGGTGCGCGACGAATGGTGCCTTGAATGGTATTGGAAAATTCATAATTGGGCTTTTGCTCATTTCCCGGATAAAGAGCATGGTGAATGGACGCAAAAACTGGATCGTCAGGGCAACAAGATCGATGAAGTGATCGCTTTGCCGGTCAAGGATCCGTTTCACTTGCCACGGGGTTTAATTGTTGCTATTGAGACCTTGGAAAGGCTGACAAGAAACGATAGAAGGGCAAACTCAATATGATAGAAAGGCCCAATATTATTGAACTCATCTGGCATGATCTTGGAGACTGGCTATCCTGCTACAACCGACCTGATTTGTCCTCTCCTTGCTTGCAGGCGCTAGCGGACGAGGGGGCAGTATTTGAGAACCATTTTTGCCCTGCCCCTCAGTGCTCTCCCAGCCGCGCCTCTATTAAGACTGGCCGTTATCCCCAATCTCATGGAATTCTTGGCCTGACTCACCGGGGTTGGCGTTATAAAGAAGGCGAGGAAGATTTGCCGCTTATCCTACGCCGGGTTGGCTATCAGACGTTTCTCATTGGTTTCCAGCATGAGCGGGATAATGTGGCGGAACTGACGTATAACGAGAGTTGGACCGAGCTCGCCAACGCAGTTGGGCTCAGTTTAGAGACGGACGCTGAATCAGTGGCTAATCGAGCGATGGAGTTCCTCAAATGCCGCGCAGCAGCTTGTCAACCCTTTTTTCTATCGATTGGCTTCTTCGATGTGCATCGTCCATTTGGTACGAAGTATGATGCTGAGGTTGCTAAACAACTCAATGTCCCTGCTTTCTTGCCAGATGAGCCTGTCGTGCGTAAGGACTTGGCTTCATTCTATGAATGCATTCACAAGGCAGACGCGTCCACAGGACGGGTATTGCAGACGCTCCGAGAAGTCGGTCTGGAGGATAACACGCTCGTTTACTTCACTACTGATCATGGGCCTGAATTCCCTCGCGCTAAAATGACACTGTACGATCCAGGACTGAAAGTGGCGCTCGTTTTTAAGTATCCTGGCGTTATACAGCCTGGCACTCGAGTACGAGCCCTGACCAGCCATGTAGACATATTGCCTACTCTATTGGAAGTAGCCAATGTGCCTATTCCCCCCAATGTCCAGGGTCATTCAATGCTCAAACTCTTGAGGGGTGAGCCATACGAGGCCCGAGGTGCAATTTTTGCAGAGATGACTTGGCATGGGGGTGAATATGATCCAATGCGCTGTATACGAACAAGTCAGTTCAAATATATACGTAACTTCTTGCCTGGCTGGCCGGTGCAGATCGGAGGTCCCTGCGTTCAGCGATATGGCGAAGCATTCATCAACAAGCACTTTGCTCATGCGCGCCCAGAAGAGGAACTATATGATCTGCAAGCAGATCCCTGGGAGCAGAATAACCTGGCAGAAGATGCCGCATATCAACCGCTGAAGGAGGAGCTGGCCAACCGTCTCTCCTCATGGGAGAGAGAGGTTGATGACCCAATTTTGCGAGGGCCAGTCCTACCCGCGGATGCGACAAAAGTTGGCTCTGGCTGTGTGTGGGCCAAGTTCCCACCTCACAACCCCCTGAAGGAGGAGTTCCGTTTTGGTATTGTACGCACAAGAGATTTTGGTGAAGAGCCACTGTAACTGGCCAATTGCTTAGAAACTATAGTGTTTTGTGGCGGGAGAGACTGTATAACATATATATGAATATTGTATATAAACTGATAGACGCACAGCGAGGTTATAGTGTGAATCAGCGAAAGGGGTCAGTAGCTACCGTTGCGCCGTCGGTGCTACCCCCAGCTTTCCATGTCATGGTGAAGCCCCGTGGTGCGCTCTGCAATCTACATTGTAGTTATTGTTATTATCTATCTAAAGAGATGCTTTACCCTGAGAGTCGTTTTCGGATGACCACCGAAATGTTAGAGCTCTTTACCCGCCAGTATATCCAGGCGCAAAGCGTTCCCGAGGTGACCTTTGCCTGGCAGGGAGGCGAGCCGACTCTAATGGGGCTAGATTTCTTTCGCCTGGCTGTGACTTTGCAGAAAAAATACCGCAAGCCAGGGATGCGCGTTTGTAACACGCTGCAAACTAACGGTACCACCCTGACCCGTGAGTGGTGTCGCTTTTTTCGAGAACATAACTTTCTGATTGGCGTGAGCCTGGACGGCCCTCGCGAACTTCATGATGCTTATCGGCGTGACAAGAGGGATGCTCCGACTTTCGATCGCGTAATGAATGGGTTGGCGCTGCTAAAACAGTACGGCGTGGAGTTCAATATCTTGGCCGCTGTCCATGCGGCTAACGCTGCGCATCCGTTGGAGGTATACCGCTTTCTGCGGGATGAAGTGGGCGCTAAGTTCATTCAGTTCATTCCCATCGTCGCACGAATGAATGCCCTAGATGGCCAGGAAAACGTTCGGGTTACTGGGTACTCGGTAGGAGGGCGGCAATATGGAGACTTTCTTATCGCTATCTTTGACGAATGGATACGTCAAGATATCGGTCGTGTCTCCGTGCAGATTTTTGATGTGGCACTGGCTGCTTGGCTAGGTGAACAGCCTGGCCTGTGCGTTTTTGGGAAAACGTGCGGTATGGCTATGGCCTTGGAGCATAATGGTGATCTCTATGCATGCGATCATTTTGTAGAACCCACGCACCTTCTGGGCAACATTCAGCGGGTTCCCCTGCTTGAAATGGTGGGCTCGGAGCGACAATGGCAATTCGGACAGGCCAAGCGTACTACGCTGCCACGCTATTGTCGTGGGTGTAAAGTGCGTTTTGTTTGTAATGGTGGCTGCCCTAAGGATCGCTTTATCCGCACGCCTGACGGTGAGCCAGGGTTGAATTACTTGTGCGAGGGATTCAAAGCATTCTTCGCGTACATTGACACACCTATGCGGATTCTGACTGCGAAACTCCGGAATAACCTGGTCAGGGTCCGCCTCAATCAA containing:
- a CDS encoding ABC transporter ATP-binding protein, whose product is MENQAKPLLAVRDLKVHFFLDEGTVKAVDGVSFDVFPGQVLGIVGESGCGKSVAMKAVLRILEPPGRIVEGQIFLRRQASQRGQTGDNEVVDLATLDPNGKEMRDIRGAEIALIPQEPQAAFSPVHTVGEQIIEAIMLHQAVSKREASQIAVEMFRSVGIPMPEQRLHEYAWQLSGGLRQRAMIAMALSCHPRLLIADEPTTAIDVTTQAQILQLLRDLQEQRNTAVIFITHDLGVIAQMAHYVQVMYLGLIMEEGPVDQIFHAPKHPYTQALLRSIPSIQSIPRARLPSISGSIPHPFNRPSGCPFHPRCRQCEPGICDQQIPPLQFTGNRQAVRCFRYSETEGQE
- a CDS encoding ATP-binding cassette domain-containing protein — its product is MTDIAPARKRVLLEVKNLSKFFPIQKGFFRRVIGYVRAVDDVSFFINEGETLGLVGESGCGKTTTARCILRALTPTSGQILFRTKDDQFVDLACLSRQELRPFRPQIQMIFQDPYGSLNPRMTLFDIVGEPLLVNGMKDRKERAERVAELLRLVEMRPEYMQRFPHAFSGGQRQRIGIARALALNPRLVVADEPVSALDVSVQAQILNLMLELQNRLHLTYLFIAHNLSVIKHISHRVVVMYVGKIVETARTQELFQCPKHPYTAVLLAAVPTPDPHRRMGKIELQGEVPSPANPPSGCYFHPRCPFVIDLCQMEVPTLREIAPEHWVSCHRADELDLTDFSLDRCVNRM
- a CDS encoding DUF3604 domain-containing protein — translated: MTEPLTLYWGDIHNHNEIGYGRGSLERSYRLAQNTLDFYAFTPHGWWPDMPEQDEALCKAHREAFERVQEHWPEVIAQANAANRDGTFVSYIGYEWHSLNWGDYHIIFPDSFGQLFHAPDLASLLKFARENGALAIPHHSAYKQGWRGTKWAEHDEQISPVCEIYSEHGNSFETPSYWGMYAHSMGGSNRSQTVIEQLKIGRIIGFTAGTDNHFGYPGSYAEGLTGVWASQLTRQAIFDALRRRHSYAITGDRIKIWFALGTGIMGDVLPASVSREIRLEIEALDEIDYVELNKNGYALARWWGDRSNITGSTQHLLRLEWGWDALSSVHLTTWEIQGELQGGRLMRMIPCLAGGGASTDRVNLMHVLDATHFIVESYTSRMNPLPTNSVVLEVEASQECQLALVIFGQHPKGGAFRVSCDVVLNQLRDNNVSLSVFDSFLAPKVRIGPVIEKDKVSLVSEFVDPNPGDKDFYFIKVVQKNGHLAWSSPIWCNENRN
- a CDS encoding AGE family epimerase/isomerase, with translation MNLQELHAFLLHHLTEEVMPFWIRYSLDWKNGGMWTCLADDGSILSRDKYIWSNARALWTFSALVNRITNKYSIREEIKDVWRRAAMNQYHFLKRYGRDANGYWVFVVDEVGNVLVGENSIATDAFAIYGFIEYFRMTGDEEALAIARETAVSCRERLAHPGSYKTAPYTTPSGMKAHREAMQFSLMFSELGHELRDDSFLEEGLRYGREVLDHFYRADRGVLLEYLGMDNSVWDTPAGRVMVPGHAIESLWFQIHNFTRVGDTARAHYAAEAMRPCLEKGWDPLYGGLFLGIDVEGKELPYWKHADKKLWWPFTEALCGTLLAYEQVRDEWCLEWYWKIHNWAFAHFPDKEHGEWTQKLDRQGNKIDEVIALPVKDPFHLPRGLIVAIETLERLTRNDRRANSI
- a CDS encoding sulfatase; protein product: MIERPNIIELIWHDLGDWLSCYNRPDLSSPCLQALADEGAVFENHFCPAPQCSPSRASIKTGRYPQSHGILGLTHRGWRYKEGEEDLPLILRRVGYQTFLIGFQHERDNVAELTYNESWTELANAVGLSLETDAESVANRAMEFLKCRAAACQPFFLSIGFFDVHRPFGTKYDAEVAKQLNVPAFLPDEPVVRKDLASFYECIHKADASTGRVLQTLREVGLEDNTLVYFTTDHGPEFPRAKMTLYDPGLKVALVFKYPGVIQPGTRVRALTSHVDILPTLLEVANVPIPPNVQGHSMLKLLRGEPYEARGAIFAEMTWHGGEYDPMRCIRTSQFKYIRNFLPGWPVQIGGPCVQRYGEAFINKHFAHARPEEELYDLQADPWEQNNLAEDAAYQPLKEELANRLSSWEREVDDPILRGPVLPADATKVGSGCVWAKFPPHNPLKEEFRFGIVRTRDFGEEPL